A genomic stretch from Desulfovibrio porci includes:
- the zapA gene encoding cell division protein ZapA, with product MNQENINLTVLGLEISFKPGADMERVQRAVRLMEERFADQKLRSHGGQSKDILLTFLALGLADDLLQSKIKLDDVQNRITSLLSKIEESV from the coding sequence GTGAATCAGGAAAACATCAACCTTACTGTTCTCGGGCTTGAGATATCATTCAAACCCGGTGCCGACATGGAGCGGGTGCAACGCGCCGTGCGGTTGATGGAAGAACGGTTTGCAGACCAGAAACTGAGGTCCCACGGAGGGCAAAGCAAGGATATTTTGCTGACCTTTCTGGCCCTTGGTCTGGCGGATGATTTATTGCAGTCGAAGATAAAGCTGGATGATGTGCAGAATCGCATCACTTCCCTGCTTTCTAAAATAGAGGAGTCCGTGTAG
- a CDS encoding TRIC cation channel family protein, whose product MAAGFLLAAAASCRGRLYGGHITGAAVLGCLCGLSGALLRECLLNGPDGVALVMRHLPGVVLAGALAGAVSGGLGRFGERLFFWLDSLSLGLAACLGTLCGMRLGAAGALVLGLLAGLTPGLIRDVALGDTARAVEETWYATAAALGCMLTILLALLPSARPLPWATGGEWGYACVLGGVLLVVLLRVWRGRRGMA is encoded by the coding sequence ATGGCGGCCGGCTTTTTGCTGGCCGCCGCCGCTTCCTGCCGGGGGCGTCTCTACGGCGGCCACATCACGGGCGCGGCCGTGCTGGGCTGTCTTTGCGGTCTGTCCGGCGCGCTGCTGCGGGAATGCCTGCTCAACGGCCCGGACGGGGTGGCGCTGGTCATGCGCCACCTGCCGGGCGTGGTTCTGGCCGGGGCTTTGGCCGGGGCCGTGTCGGGCGGGCTGGGGCGTTTCGGCGAACGCCTGTTTTTCTGGCTGGACAGCCTGAGCCTGGGGCTGGCGGCCTGCCTGGGAACCCTGTGCGGCATGCGCCTGGGGGCGGCGGGCGCGCTGGTTCTGGGGCTGTTGGCGGGTCTGACGCCCGGCCTGATCCGTGACGTGGCCCTGGGCGACACCGCCCGCGCCGTGGAGGAAACCTGGTACGCCACGGCTGCCGCTTTGGGCTGCATGCTGACCATTCTGCTGGCCTTGCTGCCTTCCGCGCGGCCTTTGCCGTGGGCTACCGGCGGCGAGTGGGGATATGCGTGCGTTCTCGGCGGCGTGCTGTTGGTGGTGCTGTTGCGGGTCTGGCGCGGTCGCCGGGGTATGGCCTGA
- the rny gene encoding ribonuclease Y — translation MDFLFILALAAAVLVGVSAGALVHRWVTTKRIGDADELAKRIVEEARKEAQAQKKEILLQGQDDLFNQKRELENEFKEREREVKLRERKLDEMGSRLEDKLEKATEKEHELLSTEKDLARKERQLAESEEFLQTRIEEQEQRLAQIAGFTAEEAKERLFSEIEAKTRHESARMIRQIEMEARETADRKAKEILCNVIQRYAGDYVNEQTVTAVPLPSEDMKGRIIGREGRNIRALEAATGVDLIIDDTPETVILSAYSPLRRQVARMALERLIQDGRIHPARIEDIVQKCEQELDTQVREVGEQATFDAGVHGIHPEIVRLLGQLRYRTSFTQNVLQHSLEVSALCGMMAAELGMDVKKAKRAGLLHDIGKAVDHEVEGPHALIGADLAKKYNESQEIIHAIAAHHEDQRPSTALAVLVQAADSISGARPGARKELLENYVKRLEDLEGIATSFDGVTKAYAIQAGREIRVMVNSENVDDDTTYILCKDIAEKIEKNLTYPGQIRVTVIRERRAVGFAK, via the coding sequence ATGGATTTTCTGTTCATTCTCGCGCTTGCGGCAGCCGTGCTGGTGGGGGTATCGGCCGGCGCTCTGGTGCACCGTTGGGTGACCACCAAGCGCATCGGCGACGCCGATGAGCTGGCGAAGCGCATTGTGGAGGAGGCGCGCAAAGAGGCGCAGGCCCAGAAAAAGGAGATTTTGCTCCAGGGCCAGGATGATTTGTTCAATCAGAAACGTGAATTGGAAAACGAATTCAAGGAACGGGAACGCGAGGTCAAGCTCCGGGAACGCAAGCTGGACGAGATGGGCAGCCGCCTTGAGGATAAACTGGAAAAGGCCACCGAGAAGGAGCATGAACTCCTGAGCACGGAAAAGGATCTGGCCCGCAAGGAACGCCAGCTGGCCGAATCCGAAGAATTTTTGCAGACCCGCATTGAGGAGCAGGAACAGCGTCTGGCCCAGATCGCGGGCTTTACCGCCGAGGAAGCCAAAGAGCGCCTTTTCTCGGAAATTGAGGCGAAAACCCGCCACGAGTCGGCGCGGATGATCCGCCAGATCGAAATGGAAGCCCGCGAAACCGCCGACCGCAAGGCCAAGGAAATCCTCTGCAACGTCATCCAGCGCTATGCCGGAGACTATGTGAACGAGCAGACGGTCACGGCCGTGCCCCTGCCCAGCGAGGACATGAAGGGCCGGATCATCGGCCGCGAGGGCCGCAACATCCGCGCCCTGGAGGCTGCCACGGGCGTGGACCTGATTATCGACGACACGCCGGAGACTGTTATCCTTTCCGCGTACAGTCCCTTGCGGCGGCAGGTGGCCAGGATGGCCCTGGAGCGTCTGATCCAGGACGGCCGCATCCACCCGGCCCGCATTGAGGACATTGTCCAGAAATGCGAACAGGAGCTGGATACCCAGGTGCGCGAAGTGGGCGAGCAGGCCACCTTCGACGCCGGGGTGCACGGCATCCATCCGGAAATCGTCCGCCTGCTCGGGCAGTTGCGCTACCGCACCTCCTTCACCCAGAACGTGCTTCAACATTCGCTGGAGGTTTCCGCGCTCTGCGGCATGATGGCCGCCGAGTTGGGCATGGACGTCAAGAAAGCCAAGCGCGCCGGTCTGCTGCACGACATCGGCAAGGCCGTGGACCACGAGGTGGAGGGGCCGCACGCCCTGATCGGCGCGGATCTGGCCAAGAAGTACAACGAAAGCCAGGAAATTATTCACGCCATTGCCGCCCACCACGAGGATCAGCGACCTTCAACGGCCTTGGCTGTGTTGGTGCAGGCCGCGGACTCCATCTCCGGGGCGCGGCCCGGCGCGCGCAAGGAATTGCTGGAGAACTACGTCAAACGCCTGGAAGATCTGGAGGGCATCGCCACCAGCTTCGACGGCGTGACCAAGGCGTACGCCATCCAGGCCGGGCGCGAAATCCGGGTCATGGTCAATTCCGAAAACGTGGACGACGACACCACCTATATCCTCTGCAAGGATATCGCGGAAAAGATCGAGAAAAATCTGACCTATCCCGGCCAGATCCGGGTCACGGTCATCCGCGAGCGGCGGGCCGTGGGCTTCGCCAAATAG